The proteins below are encoded in one region of Rhododendron vialii isolate Sample 1 chromosome 7a, ASM3025357v1:
- the LOC131333237 gene encoding uncharacterized protein LOC131333237 codes for MGHDENELEEREEDVEKLEEDVNEMAQKILDYRTTLPDQLKSALASSLVAQRPAFPTHLSHGSEPGPSGCTNPDAEGPIELGRRPSLAQEDHDTAEKTRLLKQKISSNASALPVLLKRMKECISRIESRESCNEFIPPVFKRKKTS; via the exons ATGGGTCACGACGAGAACGAGctcgaagagagagaagaagatgtgGAGAAGTTAGAGGAAGATGTGAACGAAATGGCTCAGAAGATACTAGACTACAGGACTACACTACCGGATCAGCTCAAGAGCGCTCTCGCTTCTTCTCTTGTTGCTCAGAGACCCGCTTTTCCGACCCATTTAAGTCATGGGTCGGAGCCCGGACCCTCTGGTTGTACCAACCCAG ATGCAGAAGGACCCATTGAGTTGGGCAGAAGGCCCTCACTAGCACAGGAAGATCATGACACTGCTGAGAAAACACGATTGCTCAAGCAAAAGATATCGAGTAATGCTTCTGCTTTGCCTGTCCTGTTGAAGAGGATGAAAGAATGTATTTCCAGAATTGAAAGTCGAGAATCATGTAACGAATTCATACCCCCcgtttttaaaagaaaaaagacaagtTGA
- the LOC131333233 gene encoding riboflavin biosynthesis protein PYRD, chloroplastic-like: MYLQTPSVSRYSLGPSNSKLVPFPISRSGLCFLTKRVCESVTSGGRHGGFVGIRCQGEDDGFYMRRCVEIARKGIGCTSPNPMVGCVVVKDGKIVGEGFHPKAGQPHAEVFALRDAGDLAENSTAYVSLEPCNHYGRTPPCTEALIKAKVKKVVVGMVDPNPIVASKGVDRLRDAGIDVTVGVEGELCKKLIEAFTHLMLTGKPFVTLRYSLSIDGHFSDQLGEEVTKPGGYYSQLLQEYDAVILSSTLLRENFSLPVSKEPGANQPLQIIIARNPSSPIQVPVITTEASSKVVIFTDKETSVEPEMAQKGIETVVLDGMNLMTILEYCKRRGLCSVLLDIRGNIGDFEEMLREGFEGNLLQKVVVEMLPIWKGSKEERFPVAFTSLGQRLRLRNLSSRNSCRSVLLEGYF; encoded by the exons ATGTATCTCCAAACACCCTCAGTCTCAAGATACAGCCTGGGCCCATCAAATTCCAAACTTGTTCCTTTTCCAATTTCGAGATCTGGGTTATGCTTTTTAACCAAAAGGGTGTGTGAATCAGTGACTAGCGGGGGAAGACATGGTGGTTTTGTCGGCATCAGATGTCAAGGAGAAGATGATGGGTTTTACATGAGGAGGTGTGTGGAGATTGCTAGGAAGGGTATTGGGTGTACCAGTCCTAATCCAATGGTGGGGTGTGTTGTTGTCAAGGATGGGAAAATCGTTGGTGAAGGGTTTCACCCCAAAGCTGGGCAGCCTCATGCTGAG GTTTTTGCTCTGAGAGATGCTGGGGATTTGGCTGAGAATTCAACAGCTTATGTGAGCTTGGAACCATGCAACCACTATGGAAGAACTCCACCCTGTACTGAAGCACTAATTAAAGCCAAAGTAaaaaaggtggtggtggggatGGTGGATCCGAACCCAATTGTGGCTTCAAAGGGTGTGGACAGACTTCGTGATGCAGGAATCGATGTGACAGTGGGTGTCGAGGGAGAATTGTGCAAGAAACTGATTGAGGCCTTTACACATCTAATGCTAACAGGGAAGCCCTTTGTTACTCTAAG ATACTCCCTCTCCATTGATGGCCACTTCTCAGACCAGCTTGGAGAAGAAGTCACAAAGCCCGGTGGATACTACTCGCAGTTGTTACAAGAATATGATGCGGTTATACTTTCCTCCACCTTATTAAGAGAGAATTTTTCACTCCCAGTATCCAAAGAACCTGGAGCTAATCAACCTCTTCAGATTATAATAGCAAGAAACCCTAGCTCCCCAATTCAAGTCCCTGTAATCACTACAGAAGCGAGTTCTAAGGTGGTGATCTTCACCGACAAAGAGACGAGTGTGGAACCAGAAATGGCTCAAAAGGGCATTGAAACTGTTGTTTTGGATGGAATGAATTTGATGACAATTCTGGAATACTGCAAACGGCGTGGGTTGTGCAGTGTTTTGCTGGATATAAGGGGCAATATTGGAGATTTTGAAGAGATGCTGAGAGAGGGTTTTGAGGGGAATCTATTGCAGAAAGTTGTGGTTGAAATGCTGCCAATTTGGAAAGGAAGCAAAGAAGAGAGGTTTCCTGTTGCATTCACTAGTCTGGGGCAAAGACTAAGGCTAAGAAATTTATCATCAAGAAACTCATGCCGAAGTGTTTTGTTGGAGGGATATTTTTGA